AGCCAACTTGCAGGATTTAGAGGCGCTAATTCAATTGCGTCTCGAACTTCTGCGAGAGGTTGGTGAGATTAAAGGTGACTTTGACATCACAAACCTAGCAGAAGCAACTCGAAGATATCTTGGCGAAAAAATGCCGTCGGGTGAGTTTTTAGCTTGGGTAGCTGAAGTGGATAGTCAAATTGTTGCCACTAGCGGCTTGGTATTTTTTCAACGACCCCCTTACAATGGCAACCTCTCAGGCTTAGAAGCCTACATTATGAACGTTTATACAATTCCGATGTGGCGAGGACAGGGAATTGCAACAGCCTTGTTAAAGGAAATTATTAGCTTTATGAGAGCAACTGAGGCAAAACGCCTCTGGCTTCACGCCACTGAGGATGGTAAACGCGTCTACGAAAAGCTTAGTTTTGTCTCGACTGCAAAAGAAATGGAAATTGTCTGGTACTGACTTAAACTATCAATAATTTTTATCTTAAGATAGCAAACTATATGGTGAACAAGGCAATTTAAATAAAATATTTGATAATAATTCTCAATAAGATAATATTTTTTATAACAGTAAAATTCTAGATCACATTTCTTTAACATCAGGAAATCTTACTGAAGACAGATGCTTGAATCTGTATAAATAGCTATTACTATTTATGTCAAGTCATGGAAACAAAAATATAAAAAATGTTGCCTTTCTCAAAATATTTGTTATATTAGTTTACATAAGGCAATAAACCTTAAAAATTGAATTTGGAGTTCTAACCATGACAAATGCAAGTACAACAAAAGTCAGTACTCCCGTAATTGAAGATCGCAACGCTTGGCGTTGGGGCTTTACCCCACAAGCAGAAGTTTGGAACGGTCGGTTGGCAATGATTGGCTTTTCAGCAGCCGTTTTGGTTGAGGTTTTCTCTGGTCAAGGCTTCCTACATTTTTGGGGTATCTTATAAGTCTTAATATCCAAGATGACCTATAAATAAAAAAACCTGGAGTGCTAATTCACTACCAGGTTTTATTTTTTTGTCAGTTGTCATTTGTCATTTGTTTATTCACTAATGACCAATGACTATTGACTAATTGACTACCGAATATATTCCTTGAGAACGCTGTTACGATTTGGGTGGCGTAACTTGCGGAGTGCTTTCGCCTCAATTTGACGAATCCGTTCGCGGGTGACGTTGAAAATCTGGCCGATTTCCTCAAGGGTTTTCATCCGACCATCATCCAAGCCATAACGCAGTCTGAGAACATCGCGTTCGCGTGGGCTGAGACTGTCGAGGACTTTTTCAAGGTCTTCGCGCAGAAGATTTTTGGAAACTTGGTCTTCTGGTGTCTCACCATCGGATTCAATAAAATCACCCAATCGAGAATCTTCTTCTTTACCAATAGGCGTTTCTAATGAGATAGGTAACTGGGCAGATTTCGCAATGAACCGCAACTTCTCAATGGTCATTTCCATCCGAGTGGCGATTTCTTCTTCAGTAGGTTTGCGACCCATTTCTTGAGATAGCAACTTGGTAGTTTTCTTAATCCGAGAAATGGTTTCGTAAAGGTGAACTGGAAGACGAATTGTGCGGGATTGATCTGCGATCGCGCGGGTAATTGCTTGACGAATCCACCATGTAGCATAGGTGGAGAATTTATAACCTTTTTCGTGGTCAAACTTTTCAGCGGCACGAATCAAACCGAGACTGCCTTCCTGAATTAAGTCCTGGAACGACAAACCACGATTCATGTATTTCTTAGCAATTGAAACTACAAGACGGAGGTTGGATTGCACCATCTTGTCTTTCGCCCGACGACCAACATGGAGGCGATAACGAAAGGCTGGTAGTGGCAGTTGTACTGCTTCTGCCCATTCACTATCTCGAGGATCGCGATCTAATTGCTCACAGAGTCTTTCGCGGACTCTCTCTAATTCCAACAAATCAGCTATTTTCCGCGCCAATTCAATTTCTTCGTCTGCCCGCAACAGACGAATTCTACCAATTTCTTGCAAGTAAAGCCGAATGGAATCTTCGGTATAGTGCTTTTTCTTGCTTTGTGTCCGACGACGCGATTTAGCGGCTTTTCCAGACTTTGCGTCGTCCTCATCAGACTGAGGCTCTAAAAATTCCTCGTCACCTTCATCGATGATCAGCAAGTCCTCTTCATCGTCTATTAAGAGTTCTTCTAACTCGAGCTCAGGCTGATTCATTATTTCTAGGTCAGGCTGATATATGCTTTCGAGTACGTTGTTAGCCTGGTTCATGCCGCGTTCCTCATGCTCCTTGCAGAATCAATTACTCAAGATGTGTTAACGGCTCTTTTAAACGAGCCAATTGCCAACCGAAAATAAGTTTTTTGGCAGATTTGCCAGAGATATTTTCGGAAGTTTTACACCTCCGGTAGGAGGGTTTTTACTTTAGTTTAAGCAAATACTAAAGGTGACTTGCTCACTTTAGTAAATGTTATATGTGTTGCTATCACATATTGCTTTCAACTAACTGGTCAAAAAAAATACTTGCCTTTATCAAAAAAATTGCCACTCTATACAAATGAGTTCAGACTGTTGGCAGATTTTCGTATAAAGACTCTTCCGATTGTAGCCTGTTTCACAGAAATTGCACTCTTTTTGTGTATTAATCATGAATTCATTAAGTAACTTTTAGCTACTTTCACCAAAAAGACATTGAAAACGGGATTTATACCCGGAAATTTTTTCTCTACCTTTCGGAATTGCAGTGACGCTCTTATTACATTAGGAAGTAAGTATGCTTGTGTCTGCCGAATTTCATGTATTTTACACAACATTAATTACTGAGAAAGAGTGCATTTTATGTTAACTCAGACTATTCGTCTTAACCTACCCATTTTTACATTTCCTTCATAAATTAAGCATCCCTTAGACTAAAACGGGTCTTGTCCTTGGGTAAATACAACAATGGTGGTGGTGCTTGCCTGAAAGCAGTTAACCTTCTGCGTACTAACTACCTTAACTGAGGAGTTGAGGCGGTGGCAGAATCGACCTGATAGAAGATCAATTTAGGTTTACTAATTGGGTCTTATTCACACGTTAGCGCACTGTGGCGATTTCAGCCCTATGAAACTTGACAAACTTTTCTTATTGTATACAAGGATATTTTAATCAATTCAAAAACAATTTGTCCTGCGAACTTGCCAATATCGTCTTATCTTAGGCAAAAGTACATTAGATACATACGATACGATCGCGATCGCCATGGCACTACATGAAGATATTAACAAGTTTTCAGCCTTATGGTGGGTACTTCCAACAGCTATTACCTCGAACACAGAGAATCCAGCAGATTACCTGATGATTTAGTTACAAAGCTTTTTTGCGTAAATCAATTGTAAATTTCAATACTTTTATTTCGGTAGGTTTCTGTCATCTTATGATGAGAAATCCTCAAAATACTTATTAATTGCTGTTGGATAGATGATATTCAGTTATTTTCTTAAAGCATAACAAATGTGTTTCTAGCTGGTGGTTCAAATTAATCAACGAATCAGAGCAAAGAGTATTATCTGAACTAACTTTCCAACAAAGTTGGTGGTTTTGCTAACAATCGAGCATTGATTGTTTCAAAAATCTTGACAATTAGCAAATTATATGAACTACACAGAGAGAAACTTGGAATATTTGTATTTTTTGTATTATAAGCTTGTCACACAAGTGATAAGTCAACTACTCTAACGACATAATTTGTAGTATCAAAAATGTTAATACAATAAGTTTATAAATTTCATAGATTGTCATCATCCAAAAGAGGTAGTTTTTACAGAAATTTTGAATATAAATTCTTTACCAAAATCTGTTGCAGGAATGTCAAGCAATATTTCAAAGTTAAAGATCCCCGATTTATCAAAGAAATCGGGGATCTTGTTTTTTACAAATGATTTAGGACTGCTGAGATTAGATATCTAAATCGGTGAAATTGAGTTTAGAACCATAGGTTTCGATAAATTCTCGTCTGGGTGCGACCCGATCGCCCATTAAAATTGTGAAGATGCGATCGGCTTCGGCGGCATCCTCAATTTCGACTTGCTTCATTTTACGAGTTTCTGGGTTCATGGTGGTGTCCCAGAGTTGTTGTGGCATCATTTCACCCAAACCTTTGAAGCGTTGGATGGTGTAGTTGGCGTTAGCCGGGAATTTGGCGATCGCTTGATTTTTTTCGCGATCGCTATAGCAATACTCATGATTACGTCCCCGTTCTACTTTAAACAGTGGGGGACAAGCAATATAAATAAAGCCTTGTTCGATGAGCGATCGCTGATATCGATAGAAGAATGTTAACAGCAAAGTACGGATGTGCGCTCCATCTACGTCAGCATCCGTCATAATGACTATACGGTGATAACGCAGTTGGTTGGAATCGAATTCATCACCTTTGACACCTAAACCAAGTGCTGTAATTAACGATTGAACTTCGTTATTTTTATAAATTTTAGCGTCATCGGTTTTTTCAATGTTAAGAATTTTACCACGTAGAGGCAAGATTGCTTGAGTGCGGCGATCGCGTCCTTGTTTGGCACTCCCACCTGCTGAATCCCCTTCCACAATGAATATCTCAGATTCGCTAGGGTCACGAGAACTACAATCTGCCAATTTACCAGGCAATGGCGAAGATTCTAGTACAGATTTGCGGCGAACTAATTCCCGTGCATGACGCGCTGCTTCTGCGGCTTTGAAAGCTTGGATAGCTTTATCTAAGATTGAATCTGCTATGGCAGGATGAAATTCTAGATACTCGGTGAGGACTTCTCCCACCAAAGAATCCACAATTCCCCGTACTTCAGTATTACCGAGTTTGGTTTTGGTTTGTCCTTCAAATTCTGGATCTGGGACTTTAACGGAAATTACCGCAGTCAAACCTTCGCGGACGTGTTCGCCACTGAGGTTAGGTTCATTCTCTTTAATTTTATTGCGCTTGCGGGCGATCGCATTTAATGTCCGAGTCAGAACTGCTTTTAACCCTTCTAAGTGCGTACCACCATCTACCGTGCGAATATTGTTAGCAAAACCTAGTACATTATCCGTGTAAGCATCAGTACACCACTGTAATGAAACTTCCACTTGTACGTTGTTGCGTTCGCCCTGCACATAGATAATTTCTTCATGCAGTGGTTGCTTCTCACGGTTCATGTACGCAATGTACTCTTTGATCCCACCCTTGTACTCGTAGGTTTCTACCTTGGCTGTATCGCTTTTTAGTAGTTCTAAACGGTGGTCAGTAAAGGTAATTTTGACACCTGCATTCAGATACGCCAATTCTCGTAGGCGACCTGATAAAGTGATGTAATCAAACTCAATGCTAGTTGTAAAAATTTGGGTATCTGGCTTGAAGGTGACAGAAGTTCCAGTTCTAGCTTCTTTGTAAGGCTTGGTTTGCAGTTCCGTAACTGGGATACCGCGTTCATAGCGTTGGAGATGAACCTTTTTATCTCGCCAAACCGTAACTTCTACAACTTCAGATAGGGCATTAACAACAGAAATACCAACCCCGTGCAATCCTCCAGAAACTTTGTAACCACCGCCGCCAAACTTACCACCGGCGTGCAGTACCGTCATTACGGTTTCCAAAGCCGATTTTCCAGTACGCGAGTGAGTATCGACGGGAATACCGCGACCATCATCTGTTACAGTCACGGAACCATCAGCGTTGATATCCACTTCTATATGAGTGCAATGACCCGCCAAAGCCTCATCGATTGAATTGTCCACCACCTCGTAAACTAAATGGTGGAGTCCTCGCGGCCCAGTGGTACCAATGTACATTCCTGGTCTTTTGCGGACGGCTTCCAGACCTTCCAGAACTTGAATCTGATCGGCACTGTAACTGCTCGTCATGTAAACTCTCCTGATGCGTGGGGTTGAAATCGCCGAAAGGCAAATAAAAGTAAAAACACTCCAAAATTGTAACACAAAAGCCTTGCTGGCGTCTGTAGGGCATTTTCAAGAGAAGTTTATACTGGGGTTGCAGTACCGTGCAAGAGAGGCAGGGGAGGCAGAGGGGCAGGGAGCAGGGGGAGCAGGGGGAGAATAGCTTAATGACTAATGACTAATGACTAAATTAATTGTGATTTGTGGGGCGACGGCAACGGGAAAATCGAGTTTGGCTTTGGCTTTGGCAATGCGGTTGGGTTCTGTAATTCTTAGTGCTGATTCTCGTCAAGTTTATCGTGAATTTGATATTGGGACGGCGAAACCAACTGTGGCTGAACAAAAATTTGTGCCGCACTATCTAATAGATATCTGCGATCCAACAGACACGATGACAGTAGCAGACTACCAGAAACAAACACAAGCCTTAATTGCTTCTGTTGGTGTTACACCACTGTTTTTAGTTGGTGGTACTGGTTTATACATTCGTTCTATTGTCCAAGGAATGAAAATTCCGAGAGTTGCACCACAGATTGAATTGCGATCGCAGCTTGAATCTCTAGGACAACCACAACTCTACGCAATTTTACAACAAGTTGATCCAGTTGCTGCACAAAAGATTCATGGCAACGATTCAGTGCGGACTTTACGAGCATTAGAGGTATTTTACGTCACCGGATATCCAATTTCAGAACAGCAAGGGGAGAATCCACCGAATTATCCGATTTTGCAAATTGGTTTAGATTGCGATGTTGAAAAGTTAGATGTTCGGATTCAACAGCGTACTGAGCAAATGATAGCAAATGGTTTGGTCGCTGAGGTGGAGAATCTTTGTCAAAAATATGGCGCTGATTTGTCTTTGTTGAATACTTTGGGCTATCAAGAAATAAAGCAATATTTGGCTGGGGATATTTCCTTGGATGAAGCGAAAGAATTAACAGTTTTGCATACACGACAATTTGCCAAGCGACAACGTACTTGGTTTCGAGCATATCCACAAATTGAATGGTTTGATTCAGACGATCCTAATTTATTAGAGAAGGTTTGGCATCGTATAAAAGAGTTTATAAGTTGCACAAGTTCGTGATAATTGACTCATACAAAGACGTAAAAAGCCCTTGCGTCTTTACAGCTAGTGTCCTATAGAGTGTCTGGATCTACGCCCATAGCCCGTAGCCTTTCTGCTAGTAATTGGGTGCGTTGTTCTGCTTGTTCAGCACGTTGTCGTTCCTGTTCGGCGCGTTCATCTCCAGTCAATAAAACATTCCCATCTTGGTAACACCAGCGTAACCAATGATCCTGTCTGCCTTCAAATTCACCTTCCCACAGAATTACACCTAAACCAACTTGTTCTAACCAAATTTCTGAGGTTTCAAAGTAGCGTGTTCCCCTAAGTTCATAAACACGTAGTACTTTTTCTCCTAATTGCTGATTTGGGTCATATACGATGTAGTAACTAGCCCGCATGTGTTCATAAATTTTCAGTTTTTTGCCAAGTTCATCACCTTCTTGATTAGAGACAATTTCAAGGACAACTTCTGGAGGTTTGCCAAAACGCCAAACCATATAACAACGATTTTGTTTTTCCCACCAATTTTGAGGTACTTGCACATCTAAGCTGAGAAAAACGTCAGGTACAATTGCGGGTTGACCGTCTGTATGGTAAATCCCGACATTGGCTGCTGCTAAAAAAGTCTGCGGCTGTAGAGAAGTATAAAGAGAGCCAACCAACAGGCGTTGTTGTTTTTCCGAAGCAAAATTGTCCACAGGTGTATCATCTTCAGTGACTAGTTGGTTGGCATCTGGCACATAGTAATCATCATTATTGATTAGAACTTCCTGAACCATGATTTTGTCCAGTATTTGAAAGCGTTATTTCTAGGTTAGTTCATTGGGGATGAGAGGATGCAAGTTAGCCAAAAATAGTGGACACACTATTTTTGGCTTTAGGAGATGATTGTGCCATTATTGACAATAAGAGGTTTGTGTTAGTACGAAAATAAAAGGTAGGCAAACTAAATGACCAAGGGCTTGAGGCCATTCCAGGAGGGGGACAAGTGGGGCTACAAAAATCAAAAAGGACAAGTAGTTATTCCACCTCTGTTTGATGAGGCTGGAAAATTTTTCAATGGAATAGCACAAGTAAAGCTTGGTCATAAAGTTGACTACATCGACCAGATGGGGACGATGATTCTTCAGTCACAGTTTGATAAGCCTGAAAGATTTTCTTATGAGGTAACGCGATTTGAAGTTAGCAACAAAAGTGTTTATAGAGAGATTATCACGATTCCGTTTCAGTTTGAAAAAGTGGAAGACGTTGCATTAGGTTTAGAGCGATTTAAGAATGGTGAAAAGTATGGATATAAAGATAAGAGAGGGCAAATAATCATACCTCCTAAATTTACTCAGGCTTGGCAGTTTGCAGAAGGTCTAGCACTGATAAAGATTGACTACAAGTGGGGCTATATCAATTCATTAGGGCAGATAGTCATCAACTGTCAATTTGATTGGGCTGAGAGCTTTTCCCAAGGTCTAGCACGAGTAAAGATTGGCAAGAAATACGGCTACATAGATTTATCAGGACGAGTTATTATACCATCCAATTTTGATTACGTAGATAGATTTTCGGAATGCCTGGCAGCAGTTAAAATTGCCTATAAATGGGGCTATATTGACTTATCAGGGCAGGTAATAATCTCTCCTCAGTTTGATGGTGCTGACAAGTTTTTTAAAGGGCAAGCACGAGTCAGAATTGGCAAAAATCATAAATATATTGACCATACAGGTCACATGGTCAATTCTCCCAACTCTAATTTTTTAAAAGATATAGAGATAGATACATCACTAAAAAAAGAATTAAGAGATGAGAAGTCAGAACTTACAACAGAG
This portion of the Nostoc sp. GT001 genome encodes:
- a CDS encoding GNAT family N-acetyltransferase; protein product: MFNLRQANLQDLEALIQLRLELLREVGEIKGDFDITNLAEATRRYLGEKMPSGEFLAWVAEVDSQIVATSGLVFFQRPPYNGNLSGLEAYIMNVYTIPMWRGQGIATALLKEIISFMRATEAKRLWLHATEDGKRVYEKLSFVSTAKEMEIVWY
- a CDS encoding chlorophyll a/b-binding protein, coding for MTNASTTKVSTPVIEDRNAWRWGFTPQAEVWNGRLAMIGFSAAVLVEVFSGQGFLHFWGIL
- the rpoD gene encoding RNA polymerase sigma factor RpoD → MNQANNVLESIYQPDLEIMNQPELELEELLIDDEEDLLIIDEGDEEFLEPQSDEDDAKSGKAAKSRRRTQSKKKHYTEDSIRLYLQEIGRIRLLRADEEIELARKIADLLELERVRERLCEQLDRDPRDSEWAEAVQLPLPAFRYRLHVGRRAKDKMVQSNLRLVVSIAKKYMNRGLSFQDLIQEGSLGLIRAAEKFDHEKGYKFSTYATWWIRQAITRAIADQSRTIRLPVHLYETISRIKKTTKLLSQEMGRKPTEEEIATRMEMTIEKLRFIAKSAQLPISLETPIGKEEDSRLGDFIESDGETPEDQVSKNLLREDLEKVLDSLSPRERDVLRLRYGLDDGRMKTLEEIGQIFNVTRERIRQIEAKALRKLRHPNRNSVLKEYIR
- the gyrB gene encoding DNA topoisomerase (ATP-hydrolyzing) subunit B gives rise to the protein MTSSYSADQIQVLEGLEAVRKRPGMYIGTTGPRGLHHLVYEVVDNSIDEALAGHCTHIEVDINADGSVTVTDDGRGIPVDTHSRTGKSALETVMTVLHAGGKFGGGGYKVSGGLHGVGISVVNALSEVVEVTVWRDKKVHLQRYERGIPVTELQTKPYKEARTGTSVTFKPDTQIFTTSIEFDYITLSGRLRELAYLNAGVKITFTDHRLELLKSDTAKVETYEYKGGIKEYIAYMNREKQPLHEEIIYVQGERNNVQVEVSLQWCTDAYTDNVLGFANNIRTVDGGTHLEGLKAVLTRTLNAIARKRNKIKENEPNLSGEHVREGLTAVISVKVPDPEFEGQTKTKLGNTEVRGIVDSLVGEVLTEYLEFHPAIADSILDKAIQAFKAAEAARHARELVRRKSVLESSPLPGKLADCSSRDPSESEIFIVEGDSAGGSAKQGRDRRTQAILPLRGKILNIEKTDDAKIYKNNEVQSLITALGLGVKGDEFDSNQLRYHRIVIMTDADVDGAHIRTLLLTFFYRYQRSLIEQGFIYIACPPLFKVERGRNHEYCYSDREKNQAIAKFPANANYTIQRFKGLGEMMPQQLWDTTMNPETRKMKQVEIEDAAEADRIFTILMGDRVAPRREFIETYGSKLNFTDLDI
- the miaA gene encoding tRNA (adenosine(37)-N6)-dimethylallyltransferase MiaA; this translates as MTKLIVICGATATGKSSLALALAMRLGSVILSADSRQVYREFDIGTAKPTVAEQKFVPHYLIDICDPTDTMTVADYQKQTQALIASVGVTPLFLVGGTGLYIRSIVQGMKIPRVAPQIELRSQLESLGQPQLYAILQQVDPVAAQKIHGNDSVRTLRALEVFYVTGYPISEQQGENPPNYPILQIGLDCDVEKLDVRIQQRTEQMIANGLVAEVENLCQKYGADLSLLNTLGYQEIKQYLAGDISLDEAKELTVLHTRQFAKRQRTWFRAYPQIEWFDSDDPNLLEKVWHRIKEFISCTSS
- a CDS encoding Uma2 family endonuclease produces the protein MVQEVLINNDDYYVPDANQLVTEDDTPVDNFASEKQQRLLVGSLYTSLQPQTFLAAANVGIYHTDGQPAIVPDVFLSLDVQVPQNWWEKQNRCYMVWRFGKPPEVVLEIVSNQEGDELGKKLKIYEHMRASYYIVYDPNQQLGEKVLRVYELRGTRYFETSEIWLEQVGLGVILWEGEFEGRQDHWLRWCYQDGNVLLTGDERAEQERQRAEQAEQRTQLLAERLRAMGVDPDTL
- a CDS encoding WG repeat-containing protein, yielding MTKGLRPFQEGDKWGYKNQKGQVVIPPLFDEAGKFFNGIAQVKLGHKVDYIDQMGTMILQSQFDKPERFSYEVTRFEVSNKSVYREIITIPFQFEKVEDVALGLERFKNGEKYGYKDKRGQIIIPPKFTQAWQFAEGLALIKIDYKWGYINSLGQIVINCQFDWAESFSQGLARVKIGKKYGYIDLSGRVIIPSNFDYVDRFSECLAAVKIAYKWGYIDLSGQVIISPQFDGADKFFKGQARVRIGKNHKYIDHTGHMVNSPNSNFLKDIEIDTSLKKELRDEKSELTTEEEDRI